Proteins from a single region of Engystomops pustulosus chromosome 5, aEngPut4.maternal, whole genome shotgun sequence:
- the BHLHE22 gene encoding class E basic helix-loop-helix protein 22 — protein MERALNLAEQDLFHKSLGAKRMESAFRSPPGLDLSQQGDRSPLHSYDLPDPADILRHHQTTALPSGATGDPLALAAASMCAKYGGDGTGRGLCSVAESSGGEDQSPDDDSDGRCELVIRPGDHRSSQPGMKSDAPGVPGTGKKSKEQKALRLNINARERRRMHDLNDALDELRAVIPYAHSPSVRKLSKIATLLLAKNYILMQAQALEEMRRLVAYLNQGQAISAASIPNSAAAAAAAVALHPALGAYEQAAATAAYPFSTVASSCPDKCALFNSVSSSLCKQCTDKP, from the coding sequence atggagagggcgctgaaCCTGGCAGAACAAGACTTGTTCCACAAGAGTCTCGGTGCTAAGAGGATGGAGTCTGCTTTCCGCTCACCCCCGGGTCTAGACCTGTCTCAGCAAGGAGACCGGTCACCACTGCACAGCTATGATCTACCCGACCCGGCAGACATCCTGCGCCACCATCAGACCACTGCACTCCCATCAGGGGCAACTGGAGACCCTCTGGCACTTGCAGCAGCTAGTATGTGCGCCAAGTACGGTGGAGATGGTACAGGCAGGGGGTTATGCTCTGTGGCAGAGAGCAGCGGAGGAGAGGATCAGAGCCCTGATGATGACAGTGATGGGCGCTGTGAGCTGGTGATCAGGCCGGGAGATCATAGATCTTCTCAACCTGGAATGAAGTCAGACGCCCCAGGTGTACCTGGCACAGGAAAGAAGTCTAAAGAACAGAAGGCCCTGAGGCTGAACATCAATGCCCGAGAGAGAAGACGCATGCACGATCTGAACGATGCCCTGGACGAGCTGCGAGCTGTCATCCCTTATGCCCATAGCCCCTCGGTCAGAAAGCTCTCCAAGATAGCCACCCTGCTACTGGCCAAGAACTACATCCTCATGCAAGCCCAGGCACTGGAAGAGATGAGAAGACTAGTGGCTTATCTCAACCAAGGCCAGGCCATCTCTGCTGCCTCCATACCCAATTCTGCTGCCGCAGCTGCAGCTGCTGTTGCCCTGCATCCTGCACTTGGAGCCTATGAGCAAGCGGCTGCTACGGCTGCGTACCCCTTCAGCACTGTGGCCAGCTCCTGCCCggacaaatgtgccctattcaaCAGCGTGTCCTCCAGTCTGTGCAAACAGTGTACTGACAAGCCTTAA